One part of the Lotus japonicus ecotype B-129 chromosome 2, LjGifu_v1.2 genome encodes these proteins:
- the LOC130737201 gene encoding uncharacterized protein At4g04775-like produces MGSSSSGMNDGVPHCKCGEEAVVRVSKTDANPGKPFYSCYLPKGHLSNCNFFRWVEDGNEVESNAPNCMQNEEVVRVLNEISLKNAVLMQEVVLMKEAILKKNEMVIEQIRYMNAAMCKNNDLAAQQVQLMRICVILMTLFVFVMMIGKFM; encoded by the exons ATGGGAAGTTCTAGCTCAGGGATGAACGATGGAGTGCCCCATTGCAAGTGTGGTGAAGAAGCAGTGGTTAGGGTTTCCAAAACTGATGCCAACCCAGGAAAACCCTTCTATAGTTGCTATCTACCAAAG GGTCATTTATCTAATTGCAACTTCTTTCGATGGGTTGAAGATGGAAATGAAGTTGAATCGAATGCCCCAAACTGTATGCAGAATGAAGAAGTTGTGAGGGTGTTGAATGAGATTTCTCTGAAGAATGCAGTGTTGATGCAGGAGGTGGTGCTTATGAAGGAAGCtattttgaagaaaaatgagATGGTGATTGAACAAATTAGGTACATGAATGCAGCCATGTGCAAGAACAATGACCTTGCAGCTCAACAAGTTCAATTGATGAGAATTTGTGTCATATTGATGACTTTGTTTGTGTTTGTAATGATGATTGGGAAGTTCATGTAA
- the LOC130740623 gene encoding pathogenesis-related thaumatin-like protein 3.5 gives MAVSIQLATIFVTLILFQYITYSYSTTFSIVNKCSYTVWPGILTGAETTPLSNTGFVLQPGESNTLPMPPNWSGRLWGRTLCTQDTTRKFSCATGDCGSSTLECVGGGAAPPATLAEFTLNGAGGLDFYDVSLVDGYNLPMTVEPQGGTGGGNCTSTGCVVDLNAACPTELKVMGGGEGVACKSACEAFGDPQYCCSGAYATPDTCKPSSYSQFFKSACPRAYSYAYDDGTSTFTCASADYTITFCPIPSTSSIKSGNGKFPVAVDTSGGNVDRRTTTSLMAVVVASVLVAFWLLN, from the exons ATGGCAGTTTCAATTCAATTAGCTACCATTTTTGTCACTCTAATTTTGTTTCAATACATAACATATTCATATTCAACAACATTCTCAATAGTCAACAAGTGCAGCTACACAGTCTGGCCCGGAATTCTAACAGGCGCCGAAACAACCCCGCTGTCCAACACCGGCTTCGTTCTTCAGCCCGGCGAGTCCAACACCCTCCCCATGCCACCAAACTGGTCCGGCCGCCTATGGGGCCGGACACTCTGCACTCAAGATACCACCAGGAAATTCTCCTGCGCCACAGGCGACTGCGGCTCCTCCACCTTAGAATGCGTAGGAGGAGGCGCAGCCCCGCCGGCCACTCTCGCCGAGTTCACCTTAAACGGCGCCGGCGGGCTTGATTTCTACGACGTCAGCCTCGTCGACGGTTACAACCTCCCAATGACGGTGGAGCCTCAGGGAGGTACCGGAGGCGGGAACTGCACGTCGACGGGGTGCGTGGTGGACCTGAACGCGGCGTGCCCGACGGAGCTGAAGGTGATGGGCGGCGGAGAAGGCGTCGCGTGCAAGAGCGCGTGTGAAGCGTTTGGAGATCCGCAGTATTGTTGCAGTGGAGCTTACGCGACGCCTGATACGTGTAAACCGAGCTCGTACTCGCAATTCTTCAAGAGCGCGTGCCCACGCGCTTATAGTTACGCGTATGATGATGGCACCAGCACCTTCACCTGCGCTTCTGCTGATTACACCATCACTTTCTGCCCCATACCATCCACAag TTCAATCAAGTCAGGGAACGGAAAATTCCCAGTGGCGGTGGACACATCTGGAGGGAATGTGGACAGGAGGACAACCACCAGTTTGATGGCGGTGGTAGTTGCCTCTGTTTTGGTGGCGTTTTGGTTACTTAATTAG